The Kitasatospora sp. NBC_00374 genome has a segment encoding these proteins:
- a CDS encoding serine hydrolase domain-containing protein — protein MTNLHGALEPHIGSGQIPGAVALTARGDHLEVTVAGSVDAEGTAPMTRESIFRIASLTKPIVSAAVMMLVEDGRIALDDPVGRWLPELGSPVVVRTPASPVDDVVPAARPITVADLLTFRAGYGFPDDFSLPAVGLLFGELKQGPPQPQLVPAPDDWMAALSRIPLLHQPGEFWLYNTCSDIQGVLISRASGRALPEFLAERIFEPLGMADTGFEVPAGKLDRFTSCYRNRPVHGLELVDAPDGQWSRRPAFPSGAGGLVSTVDDYHLFARLLLGGGSLDGRRLLSPSSVRQMTTNHLTGPQREAGRLFLEGQGWGFGGSVDVAAIAPWNVPGRYGWIGGTGTAAHITPSTGAVAILLTQMELAGPTPPTVMRDFWKYAVTV, from the coding sequence ATGACCAACCTGCACGGCGCCCTGGAGCCGCACATCGGCAGCGGCCAGATCCCGGGCGCAGTGGCCCTGACCGCTCGCGGCGACCATCTGGAGGTGACGGTCGCCGGCTCCGTCGATGCCGAAGGCACCGCGCCGATGACCCGGGAGTCGATCTTCCGGATCGCCTCGCTCACCAAGCCGATCGTCTCCGCGGCGGTGATGATGCTGGTCGAGGACGGCCGGATCGCCCTGGACGACCCGGTCGGGCGCTGGCTGCCGGAGCTGGGGTCCCCGGTCGTCGTGCGCACCCCGGCGAGCCCGGTCGACGACGTCGTGCCGGCCGCCCGCCCGATCACCGTGGCCGATCTGCTCACCTTCCGCGCGGGGTACGGCTTCCCGGACGACTTCTCGCTGCCCGCGGTCGGCCTGCTGTTCGGCGAGCTGAAGCAGGGGCCGCCGCAGCCACAGCTCGTCCCCGCCCCGGACGACTGGATGGCCGCGCTGTCCCGCATCCCGCTGCTGCACCAGCCGGGCGAGTTCTGGCTGTACAACACCTGCTCCGACATCCAGGGCGTACTGATCTCCCGGGCGTCGGGCAGAGCGCTGCCCGAGTTCCTGGCCGAGCGGATCTTCGAACCACTCGGCATGGCCGACACCGGGTTCGAGGTCCCGGCCGGCAAGCTCGACCGGTTCACCTCCTGCTACCGCAACCGGCCCGTTCACGGGCTGGAACTGGTCGACGCCCCCGACGGACAGTGGAGCAGGCGGCCGGCCTTCCCGTCCGGCGCCGGGGGGCTGGTCTCGACCGTCGACGACTACCACCTCTTCGCCCGGTTGCTGCTCGGCGGCGGGAGCCTCGACGGCCGCCGGCTGCTGTCGCCTTCCTCCGTCCGGCAGATGACCACCAATCACCTGACCGGCCCTCAACGTGAGGCCGGCCGACTCTTCCTGGAGGGCCAGGGCTGGGGGTTCGGCGGCTCGGTCGACGTCGCCGCGATCGCCCCCTGGAACGTGCCGGGGCGCTACGGCTGGATCGGCGGCACCGGAACGGCGGCCCACATCACCCCGTCCACCGGCGCGGTCGCCATCCTGCTCACCCAGATGGAGCTGGCGGGGCCGACCCCGCCCACGGTGATGCGGGACTTCTGGAAGTACGCGGTCACCGTCTGA
- a CDS encoding HNH endonuclease family protein, with amino-acid sequence MPRSAIPRLVRRLATAVTTCALAAGLLTATSGTAQAALPTPVSAATARSYLASLTVAVENRTGYNRDLFNHWITISGACNTREWILKRDGSNVVTNSSCAATSGTWFSPYDGATWTAAADLDIDHLVPLAEAWDSGASGWTSTKREQFANDITRPQLIAVTDNVNQAKGDQDPATWLPSVVSYRCTYVRAWVQVKYYYGLSVDTAEKNALTSVLNGC; translated from the coding sequence ATGCCCCGATCCGCCATACCCCGACTCGTCCGCCGCCTCGCCACCGCCGTCACGACCTGCGCCCTCGCCGCCGGCCTGCTGACCGCCACCTCCGGCACCGCCCAGGCCGCGCTGCCCACCCCCGTGTCGGCGGCCACCGCCCGCAGCTACCTCGCCTCGCTGACCGTCGCCGTGGAGAACCGCACCGGCTACAACCGCGACCTCTTCAACCACTGGATCACCATCTCCGGGGCCTGCAACACCCGCGAGTGGATCCTCAAGCGCGACGGCTCCAACGTCGTCACCAACTCCTCCTGTGCGGCCACCTCCGGCACCTGGTTCTCGCCCTACGACGGCGCCACCTGGACGGCCGCCGCCGACCTGGACATCGACCACCTGGTGCCGCTGGCCGAGGCCTGGGACTCCGGCGCGTCCGGCTGGACCAGCACCAAGCGCGAGCAGTTCGCCAACGACATCACCCGCCCCCAGCTGATCGCCGTCACCGACAACGTCAACCAGGCCAAGGGCGACCAGGATCCCGCGACCTGGCTGCCCTCCGTCGTGAGCTACCGCTGCACCTACGTCCGCGCCTGGGTGCAGGTCAAGTACTACTACGGCCTGAGCGTCGACACCGCCGAGAAGAACGCCCTGACCAGCGTCCTCAACGGCTGCTGA
- a CDS encoding recombinase family protein, whose product MTATHRPAAPGATAAYLRCYPYDVWQMAAHLRALEEHARRLGLPAPHVFLDNGISSRLPRPQLRRLLARAAEGRIATVLVPGHWVFSLDNRTADSVTDFLRSSGADVVELPDQQRGSRPSRPLALAGPDAPYGGSDPVRRPPVVLGSPAVLGSPA is encoded by the coding sequence ATGACCGCCACCCACCGCCCCGCAGCCCCCGGCGCGACCGCCGCCTACCTGCGCTGCTACCCCTACGACGTCTGGCAGATGGCGGCGCACCTGCGGGCGCTGGAGGAACACGCCCGCCGGCTCGGCCTCCCGGCCCCCCACGTCTTCCTGGATAACGGCATCTCCTCGCGGCTCCCCCGGCCCCAGCTGCGCCGGCTGCTCGCCCGGGCGGCCGAGGGCCGGATCGCCACGGTGCTGGTGCCCGGCCACTGGGTGTTCTCCCTCGACAACCGGACCGCCGACTCCGTCACGGACTTCCTCCGGAGCTCGGGTGCGGACGTCGTCGAGCTCCCCGACCAGCAGCGGGGCAGCCGCCCGTCCCGCCCCCTCGCCCTGGCCGGGCCGGACGCGCCGTACGGCGGCTCCGACCCGGTGCGCCGGCCTCCGGTCGTCCTGGGTTCACCGGCCGTCCTGGGTTCACCCGCCTGA
- a CDS encoding M23 family metallopeptidase yields the protein MVTIAIAALGLLGAGAADASAPAPADRAAADRHTPVVMSVMSPPSWFKGTDGCLHLVHELQLTNGIGLPVTVTSVSVQDVDRGRTLEELDGARLTESMSLMAVAAAPTTTIPGSAVGVIWFDITFRDREGIPDRISHTLTVAVPPGLPVPTSVTDSGAEAAVDTRPPVELGPPLPGPGWIVAGNCRDGAHRRSIQPVNGRLRLGRRFAVDWSGSDARHRPVVGDPDVNRNWVCYGAPVIAVADGTVAAAEDRFPDQIPNHPVPVTPAEADGNFVVLDLGDGRFAGFAHLVPGSVRVRPGDRVRRGQVIGNLGNSGSSSGPHLHFQVMDGPSLVDANGLPFVIDAFRVVGRIPPLDEALTASIDAGNPVPVGPVGRGPRHGELPLGRDVVDFRGPEDRHA from the coding sequence ATGGTGACGATCGCGATCGCGGCTCTGGGGCTCCTGGGGGCGGGTGCCGCGGACGCTTCCGCACCGGCCCCGGCCGACCGGGCCGCCGCGGACCGCCACACACCGGTGGTGATGTCGGTGATGTCGCCGCCGAGCTGGTTCAAGGGCACCGACGGATGCTTGCACCTCGTCCACGAGCTCCAGCTGACCAACGGCATCGGCCTGCCCGTCACCGTCACCTCGGTCAGCGTCCAGGACGTGGACCGCGGGCGGACGCTCGAGGAGCTCGACGGTGCTCGCCTGACGGAGTCGATGTCGCTGATGGCCGTCGCGGCCGCACCGACGACGACGATCCCGGGCTCCGCGGTCGGTGTGATCTGGTTCGACATCACCTTCCGGGACCGGGAGGGGATTCCGGACCGGATCAGCCACACCCTGACCGTCGCCGTGCCGCCGGGCCTGCCGGTGCCGACCTCGGTCACCGACTCGGGCGCCGAGGCGGCGGTGGACACCCGCCCGCCGGTCGAGCTCGGCCCGCCCCTGCCCGGCCCGGGCTGGATCGTGGCCGGGAACTGCCGCGACGGCGCGCACCGCAGGTCGATCCAGCCGGTGAACGGGCGGCTCCGGCTCGGCCGGCGCTTCGCCGTCGACTGGAGCGGGAGCGACGCCCGGCACCGTCCGGTCGTCGGCGACCCGGACGTGAACCGGAACTGGGTCTGCTACGGCGCGCCCGTGATCGCGGTCGCGGACGGCACGGTCGCGGCGGCCGAGGACCGCTTCCCGGACCAGATCCCCAACCACCCGGTACCGGTCACCCCGGCGGAGGCCGACGGCAACTTCGTGGTTCTGGACCTCGGCGACGGCCGCTTCGCGGGCTTCGCCCATCTGGTGCCGGGCAGCGTGCGGGTGCGGCCCGGGGACCGGGTGCGCCGAGGCCAGGTGATCGGGAACCTGGGCAACTCGGGCAGCTCCAGCGGGCCCCACCTGCACTTCCAGGTGATGGACGGGCCCTCGCTGGTCGACGCGAACGGTCTGCCCTTCGTCATCGACGCGTTCCGCGTGGTCGGGCGGATCCCGCCGCTCGACGAGGCGCTGACCGCCTCGATCGACGCGGGCAACCCGGTGCCCGTCGGCCCGGTCGGCCGTGGGCCGCGCCACGGCGAACTGCCGCTCGGCCGGGACGTGGTCGACTTCCGAGGCCCTGAGGACCGGCACGCCTGA
- a CDS encoding plasmid pRiA4b ORF-3 family protein has product MANTRGATPGPRAAAAQTVHTITVTLTGSEPPIWRRLEVPSGSTLRELHDVVQAAVGWEDHHLWVFDTPLGRYGAADRELEIHDAASRRLGQVADHAGARIRYTYDFGADWHHDVLVEAVGDAEPGVAYPRCVDGARACPPEDCGGIEAYRYLVEVLADPAHDEHDEQLEWLGLDAADDFDPAAFDPAGADRALAGLARVLVEN; this is encoded by the coding sequence ATGGCGAACACCCGCGGCGCGACGCCGGGCCCTCGTGCGGCCGCAGCACAGACGGTCCACACGATCACGGTCACGCTGACCGGCTCCGAGCCGCCGATCTGGCGCCGCCTGGAGGTCCCCTCGGGCAGCACGCTGCGCGAGCTGCACGATGTCGTCCAGGCGGCGGTCGGCTGGGAGGACCACCACCTGTGGGTCTTCGACACCCCGCTCGGCCGCTACGGCGCCGCCGACCGGGAGCTGGAGATCCACGACGCGGCCTCGCGGCGGCTCGGCCAGGTCGCCGACCACGCCGGCGCCCGGATCCGCTACACGTACGACTTCGGTGCCGACTGGCACCACGACGTCCTGGTCGAGGCGGTCGGCGACGCCGAGCCGGGTGTCGCCTACCCCCGGTGCGTCGACGGCGCCCGGGCCTGCCCGCCCGAGGACTGCGGCGGTATCGAGGCCTACCGGTACCTCGTCGAGGTGCTGGCCGACCCCGCTCACGACGAGCACGACGAGCAGTTGGAGTGGCTCGGCCTGGACGCGGCGGACGACTTCGACCCCGCGGCCTTCGATCCTGCCGGCGCCGACCGGGCCCTGGCCGGCCTCGCCCGCGTCCTGGTCGAGAACTGA
- a CDS encoding RICIN domain-containing protein, giving the protein MLSATRRRPIWATVLVVAGLVTALSSAPHPVAAASAAGPAAQAPQAPQAQPAAQAVNFEDNFDGAAGSAVDGGRWQVETGDNVNNHERQYYTAGNANAALDGQGHLVITARRENPANYQCWYGTCQYTSARLNTSGRFAQAYGHVETRMKIPRGHGMWPAFWMLGNDIGQVGWPNSGEIDVMENVGFEPGTVHGTIHGPGYSGSGGIGAGYTLPGGQAFADNFHTFAVDWAPDSLTWSVDGTVYQRRTPADLGGRSWAFNKPFFLILNLAVGGYWPGDPDGSTAFPQQLVVDYVRVTTSTGGGNTGALTGLAGKCLDVAAAGTANGTQVQLYGCNGTPAQHWTVGGDGTIRALGKCLDASGSGTADGTRVQLWDCNGTGAQRWSYNAGTHDVVNPNANKCLDVTGNNAADGTPVQLWTCTGGGNQKWALNA; this is encoded by the coding sequence ATGCTCTCAGCGACACGTCGACGACCGATCTGGGCCACAGTTCTTGTGGTCGCCGGCCTGGTCACCGCACTCAGCTCGGCACCGCACCCGGTGGCTGCGGCCTCGGCGGCCGGACCGGCCGCACAGGCCCCGCAGGCCCCGCAGGCCCAACCGGCCGCCCAGGCCGTCAACTTCGAGGACAACTTCGACGGCGCCGCCGGATCCGCCGTCGACGGCGGCCGGTGGCAGGTGGAGACCGGCGACAACGTCAACAACCACGAGCGGCAGTACTACACGGCGGGCAACGCCAACGCCGCCCTGGACGGCCAGGGCCACCTGGTGATCACCGCCCGACGCGAGAACCCCGCCAACTACCAGTGCTGGTACGGCACCTGTCAGTACACGTCGGCCCGGCTGAACACCTCGGGCCGGTTCGCCCAGGCGTACGGCCATGTCGAGACCCGGATGAAGATCCCGCGCGGCCACGGCATGTGGCCGGCCTTCTGGATGCTCGGCAACGACATCGGCCAGGTCGGGTGGCCGAACAGCGGCGAGATCGACGTGATGGAGAACGTCGGCTTCGAACCCGGCACGGTGCACGGCACCATCCACGGCCCCGGCTACTCCGGGAGCGGTGGAATCGGCGCGGGGTACACCCTGCCCGGCGGGCAGGCGTTCGCCGACAACTTCCACACCTTCGCGGTCGACTGGGCACCGGACTCCCTCACCTGGTCCGTGGACGGCACGGTCTACCAGCGCCGCACCCCCGCCGACCTCGGCGGCCGGAGCTGGGCGTTCAACAAGCCGTTCTTCCTCATCCTCAACCTCGCGGTGGGCGGCTACTGGCCGGGCGACCCCGACGGTTCCACCGCCTTCCCGCAGCAGCTGGTCGTGGACTACGTCCGGGTCACCACCTCCACCGGCGGCGGCAACACCGGCGCCCTCACCGGTCTCGCCGGCAAGTGCCTGGACGTGGCCGCGGCCGGCACCGCCAACGGAACCCAGGTGCAGCTCTACGGCTGCAACGGGACCCCCGCGCAGCACTGGACGGTGGGCGGCGACGGGACGATCCGAGCACTCGGCAAGTGCCTCGACGCCTCCGGCAGCGGCACCGCGGACGGGACCCGGGTCCAGCTGTGGGACTGCAACGGCACCGGCGCCCAGCGCTGGTCGTACAACGCGGGCACGCACGACGTGGTCAACCCGAACGCCAACAAGTGCCTGGACGTCACCGGCAACAACGCGGCCGACGGCACCCCGGTCCAGCTCTGGACCTGCACGGGCGGCGGCAACCAGAAGTGGGCGCTCAACGCCTGA
- a CDS encoding GNAT family N-acetyltransferase: MPLLSLHDRSALAARFRRDPALHLFELGDLDDLLWPHTSWYTLTEDGPAALLYGVGDIPTLLAFARTDRAAELEDLLHALLPMLPRRFFGHLSCGAEKILDPFYSADHHAVLLRMALTDPGRTDAHPDGEWAPAPLQYSDLPELTALFAESYPGNWFDERMLATGQYVGARHDGRLIAVAGVHVHSPAQRVAAIGNVTTHPALRGRGAAAACVAALCRQLARTVDLIGLNVRADNTTAVELYRRLGFTVVAEFGESPLSAFWRYADAPPPGCGAS; the protein is encoded by the coding sequence ATGCCACTGCTCAGCCTCCACGACCGATCCGCGCTCGCCGCGAGGTTCCGCCGCGACCCGGCACTCCACCTCTTCGAGCTCGGCGACCTCGACGACCTCCTGTGGCCGCACACCAGCTGGTACACGCTGACGGAGGACGGTCCGGCCGCACTGCTGTACGGCGTCGGGGACATCCCGACCCTGCTCGCGTTCGCCCGCACCGACCGGGCGGCCGAGCTGGAGGACCTGCTGCACGCCCTGCTGCCGATGCTTCCCCGGCGCTTCTTCGGGCACCTGAGCTGCGGCGCGGAGAAGATCCTCGACCCGTTCTACTCGGCGGACCACCACGCGGTCCTGCTCAGGATGGCGCTCACCGACCCCGGCCGCACGGACGCCCACCCGGACGGCGAGTGGGCGCCCGCACCACTGCAGTACAGCGATCTTCCCGAGCTCACCGCCCTCTTCGCGGAGAGCTACCCGGGGAACTGGTTCGACGAGCGGATGCTGGCCACCGGCCAGTACGTCGGCGCGCGGCACGACGGCCGGCTGATCGCCGTCGCCGGCGTCCACGTCCACTCCCCCGCCCAGCGGGTCGCGGCGATCGGCAACGTCACCACGCACCCCGCCCTGCGAGGCCGAGGTGCCGCCGCCGCCTGCGTCGCCGCGCTCTGCCGCCAGCTGGCGCGCACCGTCGACCTCATCGGGCTCAACGTGCGGGCCGACAACACCACGGCGGTCGAGCTCTACCGGCGCCTCGGCTTCACCGTCGTCGCGGAGTTCGGCGAGTCCCCGCTGAGCGCCTTCTGGCGGTATGCCGATGCCCCGCCGCCCGGGTGCGGGGCGTCGTAG
- a CDS encoding transglycosylase family protein: MTFRNETTAATTSATTKRKRVRMAVMAGAVLALPVAGLVTATSSSAAPVSTWDKVAQCESTGNWSINTGNGFYGGLQFTNSTWAAFGGTSYAPQANLASKAQQIAVAEKVLASQGPGAWPVCSVKAGLTK, encoded by the coding sequence ATGACTTTCCGTAACGAGACCACCGCTGCCACCACCTCCGCCACCACCAAGCGCAAGCGGGTGCGGATGGCTGTCATGGCGGGCGCGGTCCTCGCCCTGCCGGTGGCCGGCCTCGTCACGGCCACGTCCTCCTCCGCCGCGCCGGTCTCCACCTGGGACAAGGTCGCGCAGTGCGAGTCCACGGGCAACTGGAGCATCAACACCGGCAACGGCTTCTACGGCGGCCTCCAGTTCACCAACAGCACCTGGGCCGCCTTCGGCGGCACCTCCTACGCCCCGCAGGCCAACCTGGCCAGCAAGGCCCAGCAGATCGCCGTCGCCGAGAAGGTCCTCGCCTCCCAGGGCCCCGGCGCCTGGCCCGTCTGCTCCGTCAAGGCCGGCCTCACCAAGTAA
- a CDS encoding RICIN domain-containing protein translates to MRQNRFGFALLAGLSVLALSTAAQAAPHSAAPHNTGPAVAAATTGPAAGKQIVDVGSPSQLPAAPADGSAALAPQAVTVTYRTPAFTNNHGGKCLDGDLNTINNDGAKVQLWGCNNWDNQSWYWTPAPGLPVGYYTIQNGHGWKCLDGDLNTINNDGAKVQLWGCNGWDNQTWYWTGSTLQNSHGWKCLDGDLNTINNDGAKVQLWGCNGWDNQAWTWH, encoded by the coding sequence ATGCGCCAGAACCGGTTCGGATTCGCCCTGCTCGCCGGATTGAGCGTCCTCGCGCTGAGCACGGCCGCCCAGGCCGCCCCGCACAGCGCCGCCCCCCACAACACCGGCCCCGCGGTCGCCGCCGCCACCACCGGTCCGGCGGCCGGCAAGCAGATCGTCGACGTCGGCTCACCCTCCCAGCTTCCGGCCGCCCCCGCCGACGGCTCGGCCGCCCTCGCCCCGCAGGCCGTCACCGTCACCTACCGCACGCCGGCCTTCACCAACAACCACGGTGGCAAGTGTCTGGACGGCGACCTCAACACCATCAACAACGACGGCGCCAAGGTCCAGCTCTGGGGCTGCAACAACTGGGACAACCAGAGCTGGTACTGGACCCCGGCCCCGGGCCTGCCGGTCGGCTACTACACCATCCAGAACGGCCACGGCTGGAAGTGTCTGGACGGCGACCTGAACACCATCAACAACGACGGCGCCAAGGTCCAGCTCTGGGGCTGCAACGGCTGGGACAACCAGACCTGGTACTGGACCGGCAGCACGCTGCAGAACTCGCACGGCTGGAAGTGCCTTGACGGCGACCTCAACACCATCAACAACGACGGCGCCAAGGTCCAGCTCTGGGGCTGCAACGGCTGGGACAACCAGGCCTGGACCTGGCACTGA
- a CDS encoding beta-glucanase produces MVATLTALGLGIGSPAPSALTLPPVPTGVYAPRPQDWGLGSQLPGLFGSLPGALGCANCPTTGWPVCFPFARPCIPPERPPGTKPGPPTDGHTLVWSDEFSAPLAPGARWVADRTSAYEFGNHNPKDDKLDWLNPANVGVADGIATFTARPGTHLLENGRRSWDTGLLTTEGSTEGFRVRTGDYVETRVQMSTGLGAWPALWTWKDSGNEVDSFEYHPDHPAMLELSNRVGSTYRYHTDPAAVAPGRWVTIGTRYGQDSVDWYLNGVRIHADRKGVTPTWSSYLILNLSVGAGRYHPAPPTGAPIEFKVDYVKVWR; encoded by the coding sequence GTGGTCGCCACGCTGACCGCACTGGGGCTCGGCATCGGCAGCCCGGCCCCGTCCGCGCTGACCCTCCCGCCCGTCCCCACGGGCGTCTACGCGCCCCGCCCGCAGGACTGGGGCCTCGGCTCGCAGCTGCCCGGCCTGTTCGGATCGCTGCCCGGCGCGCTCGGGTGCGCGAACTGCCCCACCACCGGCTGGCCGGTGTGCTTCCCGTTCGCCCGGCCCTGCATCCCGCCGGAGCGGCCGCCGGGCACCAAGCCGGGCCCGCCCACCGACGGGCACACCCTGGTGTGGTCCGACGAGTTCTCCGCCCCCCTCGCCCCCGGCGCCCGGTGGGTGGCCGACCGGACCAGCGCGTACGAGTTCGGCAACCACAACCCCAAGGACGACAAGCTCGACTGGCTCAACCCGGCCAACGTCGGTGTCGCCGACGGGATCGCGACCTTCACCGCGCGCCCCGGCACCCACCTGCTGGAGAACGGACGCCGGTCCTGGGACACCGGTCTGCTCACCACGGAGGGCTCCACCGAGGGCTTCCGGGTCAGGACCGGGGACTACGTCGAGACCCGCGTGCAGATGTCGACCGGCCTGGGGGCCTGGCCGGCCCTGTGGACCTGGAAGGACTCCGGCAACGAGGTCGACTCCTTCGAGTACCACCCGGACCACCCGGCGATGCTGGAGCTGTCCAACCGCGTCGGATCCACCTACCGGTACCACACCGACCCCGCGGCGGTCGCCCCCGGCCGCTGGGTCACCATCGGCACCCGCTACGGCCAGGACTCGGTGGACTGGTACCTGAACGGCGTCCGCATCCACGCGGACCGCAAGGGGGTGACCCCGACCTGGTCGTCCTACCTGATCCTCAACCTCTCGGTCGGCGCCGGCCGTTACCACCCCGCGCCGCCCACCGGCGCCCCGATCGAGTTCAAGGTCGACTACGTCAAGGTCTGGCGCTGA
- a CDS encoding glycoside hydrolase family 64 protein, with amino-acid sequence MGTRRAPAPRTAGRTCLALALAVSAGLAVGAPAQPAQAAVAATVPLTITNNSGRGEPVYIYNLGTLLSTGQQGWADANGAFHPWPGGANPPAPAPDAAITGPASGRATTIRIPKFSGRIYFSYGQKLVFKLATGGLVQPAVQNPSDPNRNILFNWSEYTLNDAGLWINSTQVDMFSAPYAVGVKAADGTTRSTGHLKPGGYQGFFNALKAQPGGWANLVQTRSDGTVLRALAPGHGIETGALPATAMNDYVNRVWSRYAGSTLTVTPFADQPNTKYYGRVAGNVMNFTNSAGAVVTSFQKPDSDSIFGCYKLLDAPNDLVRGPISRTLCAGYNRSTLLTNPNQPDSGSAGFYQDAVTNHYARKIHAQMADGSAYAFAFDDVGHHESLVHDGNPQQAYVTLDPLN; translated from the coding sequence ATGGGAACGAGACGAGCACCCGCACCCCGCACGGCGGGCCGCACCTGCCTGGCCCTCGCCCTGGCCGTGTCCGCCGGGCTGGCCGTCGGCGCCCCCGCACAGCCCGCCCAGGCCGCCGTGGCGGCGACCGTCCCGCTCACCATCACCAACAACTCCGGCCGCGGCGAACCGGTCTACATCTACAACCTGGGCACCCTGCTCTCCACCGGCCAGCAGGGCTGGGCCGACGCCAACGGCGCCTTCCACCCCTGGCCCGGCGGGGCGAACCCGCCGGCACCGGCCCCCGACGCGGCGATCACCGGCCCGGCGAGCGGCCGCGCCACGACCATCCGGATCCCCAAGTTCTCCGGACGGATCTACTTCTCCTACGGGCAGAAGCTCGTCTTCAAGCTGGCCACCGGCGGCCTGGTCCAGCCCGCGGTGCAGAACCCGAGCGACCCGAACCGCAACATCCTCTTCAACTGGTCCGAGTACACGCTCAACGACGCCGGGCTGTGGATCAACAGCACCCAGGTCGACATGTTCTCGGCCCCGTACGCGGTCGGGGTGAAGGCAGCCGACGGCACCACCCGGAGCACCGGCCACCTCAAGCCCGGCGGCTACCAGGGCTTCTTCAACGCCCTCAAGGCGCAGCCGGGCGGTTGGGCCAACCTCGTCCAGACCCGCTCCGACGGCACCGTCCTGCGCGCCCTCGCGCCCGGCCACGGCATCGAGACCGGTGCGCTCCCGGCCACCGCCATGAACGACTACGTCAACCGGGTGTGGAGCAGGTACGCCGGCTCCACGCTGACGGTGACGCCGTTCGCGGACCAGCCGAACACCAAGTACTACGGCCGCGTCGCCGGCAACGTCATGAACTTCACCAACAGCGCGGGCGCCGTCGTCACCAGCTTCCAGAAGCCGGACTCCGACAGCATCTTCGGCTGCTACAAGCTCCTCGACGCTCCCAACGACCTGGTCCGGGGCCCGATCTCGCGCACGCTGTGCGCGGGCTACAACCGTTCCACCCTGCTCACCAACCCGAACCAGCCGGACTCCGGCTCGGCCGGTTTCTACCAGGACGCGGTGACCAACCACTACGCGCGCAAGATCCATGCCCAGATGGCCGACGGATCGGCGTACGCCTTCGCCTTCGACGACGTCGGCCACCACGAGTCGCTGGTGCACGACGGCAACCCGCAGCAGGCCTATGTGACGCTCGACCCGCTCAACTGA